The sequence GTCTCTGTTCGCTGCACAACGGCAGCAAGCAGTCCCGCCACAAGATGCAGTGAGCCGCCGGCGACATCCGCAATCTGCACACCTGCCGGAACCGGCGCCTGGCCCTTCCTTCGGCTGTGATCCTGTATGCCGGCGATAGAAAGATAATTGTTGTCGTGCCCGGCCCTGTTCCGGTAGGGACCAGTCTGACCGTATCCGGTCAGGGAGCAATAGATCAGTCGGGGGTTGACCTCGCCGAGCGTATCATAGTCAAGCCCGAGCTTTGCCATCACACCGGGACGGTATTGTTCCACCAGAATATCGTAATCCATGATCAGCCTCTTGACAATCTCAACGGCTTCCGGCTTTTTCAAATCTAGGGCAATGGATTTCTTTGACCGGTTCAGGTAACGATGCAAATAAGAGGCATTGCCGTCCTTTGCACCGACTTCCCGGCTTAACTCAGGCCTGTCAGGCGCTTCAACACGCAATATCCCCGCCCCCAGGTCCGCCAGCATCAGGGTGCCGAACGGTCCCGGCAGCAAAGTCGAGAAATCAAGTATTTTCAATGAAGAAAGTGCAGACATCGGTAAATCTTCCGTTATTGTTTGACGACAACAGCAGGTTCCTTTCGGGACATGCCGAACAGGGCGTCCGTTTTCACGGACGACATTATTCAGAAAAAGGCTTCAATCAAATTTGAAAGAAAAGGCTCGATATCTCGGAACAGATTATTCAAGATCGATGGAGGTGCTGTAGCGATACCGGTCGGCCCGCATAAACAGATGGGTCACGGCGATCACATCCTCATTTTCATCAACATAAAGATGTTCCATGAAGAAAATAGGATCTCCAAACTCAATATGCAGCATCCGCGCGATATCTATGTCAGCCACCGCTGCTTCCACATGCTGCTCGATACGAATGATTTTCCGGGGAAACTTCCGCTGAAGCATCTCGATGAAACTGCCCGTCCCCTCAAAATCATCCTTGACGATGAGTTGTTTTGAATCCGGTCTGCCATAACTCACATGATAGGAGATCGGTTCGCCGTTTTTAGACCGTAACCTTCTCATACACCACAAATTGTCATCTTCAGAAATATTCAGCAGGCGGCGTACATGAACAGATCCCCTGTCATCCTCGATGCTCAATACAGTCTGGTCAACATTCTGCGTTTTACCGGAGGCCCAGTTCAACCAGTCTGTAAAATGTCCTGACTGCTTGATGTCGATAACATCGTCTTCCGTGGCCCGAATAACAACGGTCCCCTTGCCCCGCTGCGTCGTAACCCAGCCCTCTTCCTTGAGCAAAGCCAGAGACTTGCGCATCGTGATATTACTGACATTGAAAACTTTCTCCAGCTTGCTGGAGGCCGGAATACATTCCCCCACGGCATATTGACCGTCAATGATCCGCGCCTTGATCGTATCTGCTACTTGACGGTAAAAAGGAACTGTCCTGGCATTCGTGTTTTGTTTACTCATCTGCCTTGTCTTAGCTGTCCTTCTGGTTAGCCATGAAGTGACTTTATTTTCCGGGCCATCCAGGACCGGCATTCCTGCCAACGCCCGGATATGAAGTTGAGATATTGATCTATTTCCTCGCTCATTGCAAGTGGCATGAAAGTATGTGCCTATACCTTTTCAAATTGAAAAACTACATCATTCTCTAGATAACTCCTTCTTCTTCCAAAACTTTCATTTCTTTTTCCGACAATCCAAGAAGACCGCCGTAAACCATTTCGTTGGCCCCGCCGAGTACAGGGCCCGGATTTTCTATCCGACCGGGCGTTTTCGACAATCTGGGGATAACATTTGGCATCACGCAGCGCTCATTGCTTTCCGTGACGACCGTCCTGAGGTTCTCTCGTTCTTCAAACTGCTCATTGACAAAAATATCGGCGATGGTCTGGATTGCCGCACAGGGCACCCCGGCCCTGTCACAGGCCTCAACCGCTTCGTCAGCGGTCCTACCGGACAACCATTCATCGACAATATTGTTGATATGGTCCGCGCTGGCCAGACGTTGTCGAACGCTCCCGAACCGGTCCAGCCCGGCGAGTTCAGGTTTTCCAACCATTTCCGCAAACCTTTGAAAAATCTTGTCGCTTGAACAGGCCAGAGCAATCCACTGGCCGTCACTGCATTTGAAATGCCCGTGAGGAGACGCATTGCTTGTTCCCGTTCCCATTCGGCCCCGGACAATACCGGATTTGGCGTAACTGGGCGCGATATCATCCAGAACCCGAAAAATTGATTCATAAAGAGCCAGATCGATAAACTGGCCGCCGACCTTGTCTCTGGCCTGCAAAGCCAGCAAGATCCCGACCGCGCCATATAGTCCTGAAATATAGTCGGCAAGAGAGGTGGACCCGGGTGTCAGCGGCGCTCCTCCGGGCAGGCCTGTCAGATGAGCCAGGCCGCCAAAAGCATGAGCAATCCGGGCAAACCCTGCTTTATGGCGAAGCGGACCCGTCTGGCCAAAACCTGATATTCTGAGCATGACGAGCTCCGGATTTTCCCGGACAAGCCGATCAAACCCCAGCCCCCATTTCTCCAGCGTTCCCGGGCGGAAATTTTCGCATACCACATCCGCCCTGCGAACAAGTTTGCGGAAGAGTGCAGCGCCCTTTTCACGGGACAGATCAAGCGTGACGGACTTTTTATTGCGCGCCTCACTGTACCAGCACAATGAATCACTTGAATCCGACGGCGTACCGAATTTGCGCAGGGGGTCGCCCGCACCGGGTTTTTCCACCTTTATGACTTCCGCCCCGAATTCTCCAAGTATCGTGGCGGCAAAAGGGGCGGCAATAAATGTGCCCAGATCAATAATGCGAATGCCGGATAGCGGCAAAGGATTGTTCCCAGATTCAGTCTTCATACCAGCAATATCACCCTATATGGCCGAACAGCAAACAACAGTGGTTGCAGTCTGTCAGACATAATATAGTATGTTTTAATACTAACATACAATTTTAAGAAGTGTACAATAAAATCATATTATTGTTGCTCCGCCCCCTAGTCCCGTCGACGGAATGCACGTTCGGTGACATGAAAATATGCGGGACGACCTTTGCCGGAAAAGCCTGGAAAATACCCGGAAACCGGCATGGGAATTCCGTCAAACGAACAGCTCGCCCTATTGTGTTCTATCAAATTGACATCGAATTCCATGGTCGCTCCGTCCATATATTCTCCCCCCAGGCAGGCCTTCAGTCGGCTTCCCTGTAAGGTAATGTCTATGCTCTGGCCATGCCGGACATAGCGACCGCAGTAGCGGGAAAGATCAAAATTCTTCTGATCGGGTGCGGCAGGCAGTGCGGGAGCCCGGAAACCGGCGCCGGCGAGCAAAAACGGCTCCATCACGGCTCGATAGAGTTGCAGGGCGCCAGGCCCGTTGGCCAGCAGAACAGCGGCGAAATCATGGCGCGGGGAAAATCGCAGATACGCGCTCATTCCCATCCAGCCGCCATCATGTCCGGTCATATCCGCACCGTCCCAATAATATTGCATCCACCCCAGCCCCCAGGAGGTATATCTGCCGGAAAGCGGTATCCGGACCTGCGGTTTTTGCATTTCCGCAATCGTTTTTTCCTGTACAAGCCTCTTCCCCTTGGCCGTCACGCCTTTGTTCATGTGGAACCGGGCGAACATCAAAAGGTCCCGCGCTGACATGCCCAATACGGTGCCGGAAGGCGCATTGGATCTCGGGGCAAAGGCCGTTTCCGCATGATCCAGACCGCGTGGTCCCATTACATGCCCGATCGCGGTATTGAAAAACAGGGCCTCTTCGGCAAACATCACCGCATGATCCAGCCCCAGAGGAACGAGAAGACGTTCTTTCAACACCTTGTCAAAGGGCGCCCCTTCCACAAGTTCAATAATCCGGCCAAGAATGATATATCCCACATTGCAGTAAGAGAAGAACTCGCCGGGTTCGTGCAGGAGGTTGACACCGTCAAGCAGTCTGATGAATTTTTCAAGGCAATCCTCCCCCCGTCCCGTATCCGCAATCAGGTCACCGTCTATGCCCGAGGTATGCGACAGGAGATGACGCAGGGTAATCAAAGCAGTCTTTTCCTTCTGCGCCAGGTTGAAATGATCCAGATATTTCGTAACAGGCGCTTCCAGGTCCAGCTTCCCTTCCTCCACAAGCATCATGACCAGGGTCGCGGTCAAAGATTTTGTAACGGAGCCGATTTGGAAAACGCTGTCCTGCGTCACAGCAACACCGGTTCTGAAATTCACGACGCCGGCGGCGGCCTGATAAATTTCCCCTTTGTGGTAGACAGCGGCAACTGCGCCCGGAACATCGGTTGCCTGCCGGGCTGTCCCGAGAAGCTCTTGAAGATTGTAAAAAATATCATTTCCAGACATGATCTACCCGTCCGTTTCCCCGGTTACCTGCTCAAGCAAATGCCGCAGCTCATCCAGTATAAAGCCGGGCTCCTCCCGGTGCAGATCGTGAGTGGTTCCCGGGGGCCCCACTTTGATCCTGCCCTGTGTGGAGAGCGCCGCATTTACTTCCCCCCTCTGCTCCTGCAGCGCGGCGAGGTTTGCGATCTGGAGATCGGAAAAATCCGGCAAGGCCTGCTTGAGACGATGCCGGTCACTCATGCCCTGACCATCCGGCACAAGCGCATATAACGGCACATTCCCCAGGGAGCCGGCTTCCCGCACAAGTCCCAGCGGATCATCAAAGATGGCGTTCAGGGCATAGACCCAGCCTGTATGGGACTTGGGCTGCGCCATAAGACCGAGACGCATTTGACCAAGTTCGCTCCGATCATACTTACCGGGATCTTTCGCCGGCAACCGCATCCACAACAGGCCGAAAGCCGCCATAACTGACAACCAGAGACTGTCACCCGGAATATTTCCCGGTCCCCGCAAACCGGAAACATAAGCGAAATTATCCGCCGTCCCGGCATCCAGCAACAACAATCCCGCAACCTTTTCAGGATACATCCTGGCAAAACTGGTCGCCAGCATGCCGCCCAGGGAGTGACCGGCCAGAATAACCGGAGCGGTTTCGCCGGCCTGCTCCAGTATCGCGGATAGCTCCGCCGCCTCATTGGACAAACTCCGGGGGCCCGACCCGGTATCGCTCCAGCCGCTACCAAAACGGTCAAATATAAATGAACGGTTCCAGCCGGACAGGGCGTTGTGCAGATCCAGCATCTCAATTCCAGGATCATGACTTCCCGGAATCCAGACCACTGTCGGCCGGGATGCCCGATCCCCCTCGACCAGATAGTGCGCCCGAAAACCATTCACATCGGCATATTTGCCGGGCGCCGGGTAGCATCTGTGAAATCTCCAGACCCTGTACAAATGGAACAGTGCCCCCACCAACATCAGCAGGCCCGGCAGCAGCACAGCCATTCCTGCATTCATCATATCCGCCTGAAAAAGCAACAGCCCTGCCCCGACCACAGGACAGGCAATGACTATGCCAAGAACATTACTGCTCAATAAACGATAACCCAAAAACATCTATGCTTTCCGTTGATCCAGCCGACGGCGTATAATGTCGTGCCGGCGCGCATCCAGGGGAAACTTCAACACCAGTATAACGGCAATAACCGTGATCAGCACAGGCAGCCCCACCATAGAGAACTTCAACCCGAAAACAGCCATCTCCGTCTGGCTGGCAGACTTGGCGTCAAAAGAGAAAAAAGACAGCATATAAAAGGCTACGCCGCCGCCGATTGCCGCAGCGGCCTTCTGCACGAATCCCATCAGGGCGAAATAGTTTCCTGCCCGATTGGCGCCCGACTTCAGGGTATCATAATCAATGACATCACCCAGAATGGACATCGGCACGACGGTCGTCGCCCCGCCTGCCATCGCCACCGCCGCCATCCACACCGTAAAAGGCACAAAAGAATCCTGCCCGGGCGGAATCAGCAACACAACAGGGATCACAATGATATTCAACCCGCAGCTAAGGGCCAGAGCCCCGTGTTTCCCAAGACGGTAGACCACCTGGACCCACAAGGGAACAGAGGCCAGCAACGCCCCCATATTCACAATCATGACATGCGAGATTTTATCGCCAATTCCGAGAAAGGAATCCATATACAACACAATGCAGGTCGCCAGCATCCCCAGCGCGGAACCAATAAGCAGCAGGACAGCCACAAACAGCCAGAACGGCCTGTTGCCGCGGACCGCGTTAAACAGGTCCCTGACGGAGGGATTTCCCGCTGCCGTAACTTCCGTTTGCGGCGCGAACACAAGACAGGGAACAATGAAGAGAGGAAGAGAAATCATCACGATCACCCCCATCAGAAAGATGGCGTCCGGAGTCATCTCGGAATTCTCGAAAACCGGCAACAAGGGCACGGCCATGATCAGGGCGAAGCCAAGGGGTCCCAGAAACGCATGGAACGACGAGATCCG comes from Emcibacter nanhaiensis and encodes:
- a CDS encoding MFS transporter, whose product is MKERSQVNTGRLLAYALPVIPLSMMMGPIGAILPAFYAKHTAISLASIGTALFLIRLFDAVTDQLVGYLSDVTESPFGRRKPWLAGGVLVSALSVYFLYAPPPTAGFGYFFTSIFFLYLGWTLIAVPHLAWGSELSRDYRQRTRISSFHAFLGPLGFALIMAVPLLPVFENSEMTPDAIFLMGVIVMISLPLFIVPCLVFAPQTEVTAAGNPSVRDLFNAVRGNRPFWLFVAVLLLIGSALGMLATCIVLYMDSFLGIGDKISHVMIVNMGALLASVPLWVQVVYRLGKHGALALSCGLNIIVIPVVLLIPPGQDSFVPFTVWMAAVAMAGGATTVVPMSILGDVIDYDTLKSGANRAGNYFALMGFVQKAAAAIGGGVAFYMLSFFSFDAKSASQTEMAVFGLKFSMVGLPVLITVIAVILVLKFPLDARRHDIIRRRLDQRKA
- a CDS encoding CaiB/BaiF CoA transferase family protein, with translation MKTESGNNPLPLSGIRIIDLGTFIAAPFAATILGEFGAEVIKVEKPGAGDPLRKFGTPSDSSDSLCWYSEARNKKSVTLDLSREKGAALFRKLVRRADVVCENFRPGTLEKWGLGFDRLVRENPELVMLRISGFGQTGPLRHKAGFARIAHAFGGLAHLTGLPGGAPLTPGSTSLADYISGLYGAVGILLALQARDKVGGQFIDLALYESIFRVLDDIAPSYAKSGIVRGRMGTGTSNASPHGHFKCSDGQWIALACSSDKIFQRFAEMVGKPELAGLDRFGSVRQRLASADHINNIVDEWLSGRTADEAVEACDRAGVPCAAIQTIADIFVNEQFEERENLRTVVTESNERCVMPNVIPRLSKTPGRIENPGPVLGGANEMVYGGLLGLSEKEMKVLEEEGVI
- a CDS encoding serine hydrolase domain-containing protein; translation: MSGNDIFYNLQELLGTARQATDVPGAVAAVYHKGEIYQAAAGVVNFRTGVAVTQDSVFQIGSVTKSLTATLVMMLVEEGKLDLEAPVTKYLDHFNLAQKEKTALITLRHLLSHTSGIDGDLIADTGRGEDCLEKFIRLLDGVNLLHEPGEFFSYCNVGYIILGRIIELVEGAPFDKVLKERLLVPLGLDHAVMFAEEALFFNTAIGHVMGPRGLDHAETAFAPRSNAPSGTVLGMSARDLLMFARFHMNKGVTAKGKRLVQEKTIAEMQKPQVRIPLSGRYTSWGLGWMQYYWDGADMTGHDGGWMGMSAYLRFSPRHDFAAVLLANGPGALQLYRAVMEPFLLAGAGFRAPALPAAPDQKNFDLSRYCGRYVRHGQSIDITLQGSRLKACLGGEYMDGATMEFDVNLIEHNRASCSFDGIPMPVSGYFPGFSGKGRPAYFHVTERAFRRRD
- a CDS encoding GntR family transcriptional regulator → MSKQNTNARTVPFYRQVADTIKARIIDGQYAVGECIPASSKLEKVFNVSNITMRKSLALLKEEGWVTTQRGKGTVVIRATEDDVIDIKQSGHFTDWLNWASGKTQNVDQTVLSIEDDRGSVHVRRLLNISEDDNLWCMRRLRSKNGEPISYHVSYGRPDSKQLIVKDDFEGTGSFIEMLQRKFPRKIIRIEQHVEAAVADIDIARMLHIEFGDPIFFMEHLYVDENEDVIAVTHLFMRADRYRYSTSIDLE
- a CDS encoding alpha/beta fold hydrolase, with amino-acid sequence MNAGMAVLLPGLLMLVGALFHLYRVWRFHRCYPAPGKYADVNGFRAHYLVEGDRASRPTVVWIPGSHDPGIEMLDLHNALSGWNRSFIFDRFGSGWSDTGSGPRSLSNEAAELSAILEQAGETAPVILAGHSLGGMLATSFARMYPEKVAGLLLLDAGTADNFAYVSGLRGPGNIPGDSLWLSVMAAFGLLWMRLPAKDPGKYDRSELGQMRLGLMAQPKSHTGWVYALNAIFDDPLGLVREAGSLGNVPLYALVPDGQGMSDRHRLKQALPDFSDLQIANLAALQEQRGEVNAALSTQGRIKVGPPGTTHDLHREEPGFILDELRHLLEQVTGETDG